One region of Termitidicoccus mucosus genomic DNA includes:
- a CDS encoding TonB-dependent siderophore receptor: protein MKKQPRNPNPTVPPNRRGAVKIPVPSALALLLAALPPLAGQETPAPQSPSPSDDEIVTLSVFEVTDSRDVGYHASTTLAGTGTGEDLKNIPMSVDVLTKEFLEDIGATDIYEASRYALGGEFSPNDGDATSGPDLRSFSFRGFRTAWQTRDFFIWQLPADGYSYERLDFMRGPNAVLAGDAEPGGVMNINTKRAHWKNRTTLGARVGSWGRYRGTLDWNRAVTKNWAIRLNAVYDEKESWKDWVGDTRKSALLSTTFKLSRMTQLRFSGEYGKLDSHPGFSLPREQYSVWEAAGSPAHTRYSAGGSAYGTNRMGTNAATPGYWYIYDNAAKQLRDWNGMGQTNLPSGNNSKPLIDESIYPRDLQLTGPDTYNNREYWTVTAWFEHRFTHDLTFELAYNYQTYTRNGLLPNGINYLHRDPNPLLPDNITPNPHFGDTYADYRWQKSWTKFAGHSYRAALVYDWDRLSWTKQRFHLGIGARSESSDRWTSAEIWDNPAALANHTITSKYLYRRIYVSDARAPGALRFDGLIDDPDGTGVVSYFAPTVNMDATKTFMSYGQLSASGEYFGGIIRSTLGVRRDYAKNKTHEALLDEVTRIYAYDPASPERTTLDVNNTSVMAGIIYNWWKPLSFTFNYSQSYRPASQPVFLIDGNNPPPRLGTGKEVGIRYSALNDRLSISACLYDITQENNVISFTSFNINPLTQINAIWNDTVINTLHPGWINNDLPGEDNDRREMESVRGRGFEAAVHLNLTRGWAFRASYGLADNETSETAVLTRAYIERNMPQWEAMAASDPAIANSIGDRIDNLKEFLKGQVPGSKSLRVSRHTANMFTRYAFRHGRLKGLSLGGGLNYRSGVILYYDGDKNPVRGTGGTLVNLMAGYAFKAGRTQWNLTLNINNALNHITIRQLSAASASYADPRSWSLNTSVTF from the coding sequence ATGAAAAAACAGCCCCGCAATCCAAATCCGACCGTCCCCCCGAACCGCCGGGGAGCGGTGAAAATTCCCGTGCCGTCCGCGCTGGCCCTGCTGCTGGCGGCGCTCCCGCCGCTGGCGGGGCAGGAGACGCCCGCCCCTCAGTCCCCTTCGCCCTCCGACGACGAAATCGTCACCCTCTCCGTTTTCGAGGTCACCGACAGCCGCGACGTCGGCTACCACGCCTCCACCACCCTCGCCGGCACCGGCACCGGCGAGGACCTCAAGAACATCCCCATGTCCGTTGACGTGCTCACGAAGGAATTTCTGGAGGACATCGGCGCCACCGACATCTATGAGGCCTCCCGCTATGCCCTCGGCGGCGAATTCAGTCCCAACGACGGCGACGCCACCAGCGGCCCCGACCTGCGCAGCTTCAGCTTCCGCGGCTTCCGCACCGCCTGGCAGACGCGCGACTTTTTCATCTGGCAACTGCCCGCCGACGGCTACAGCTACGAGCGCCTCGACTTCATGCGCGGGCCGAACGCCGTCCTCGCTGGCGACGCCGAGCCGGGCGGCGTGATGAACATAAACACCAAGCGCGCGCATTGGAAAAACCGCACCACCCTCGGCGCGCGCGTCGGCTCGTGGGGCCGCTACCGCGGCACGCTCGACTGGAACCGCGCCGTCACCAAAAACTGGGCCATCCGCCTGAACGCGGTCTATGACGAAAAGGAAAGCTGGAAGGACTGGGTGGGCGACACCCGCAAGAGCGCCCTCCTCTCGACCACCTTCAAGCTAAGCCGCATGACGCAGCTCCGCTTCTCCGGCGAATACGGAAAACTCGACTCCCACCCCGGCTTCTCGCTCCCCCGCGAGCAATACTCCGTCTGGGAGGCCGCCGGCTCGCCCGCGCACACCCGCTATTCCGCCGGCGGCTCCGCCTACGGCACCAACCGCATGGGCACAAACGCCGCCACTCCCGGCTATTGGTATATCTATGACAACGCGGCCAAACAGTTGCGCGACTGGAACGGCATGGGCCAGACCAACCTCCCCTCCGGCAACAACTCCAAGCCGCTCATCGACGAATCCATCTACCCGCGCGACCTGCAACTCACCGGCCCCGATACCTATAACAATCGCGAATACTGGACCGTCACCGCCTGGTTCGAGCACCGTTTTACCCACGACCTCACCTTCGAGCTGGCCTATAATTACCAAACCTACACCCGAAACGGCTTGCTCCCCAACGGTATCAACTACCTCCACCGCGATCCAAACCCGCTCCTCCCCGACAACATCACCCCGAACCCCCACTTCGGCGACACCTACGCGGACTACCGCTGGCAGAAAAGCTGGACAAAATTCGCCGGCCACAGCTACCGCGCCGCGCTCGTTTATGATTGGGACCGGCTCTCGTGGACAAAACAACGCTTTCACCTCGGCATCGGCGCCCGCTCCGAATCCTCCGACCGCTGGACTTCCGCCGAAATCTGGGACAACCCCGCCGCCCTCGCCAACCATACCATCACCAGCAAATACCTCTACCGCCGCATTTATGTTTCCGACGCGCGCGCCCCCGGCGCCCTCCGCTTCGACGGACTGATTGACGACCCCGACGGCACCGGCGTCGTCTCCTACTTCGCCCCGACCGTGAATATGGACGCGACGAAAACCTTCATGTCCTACGGCCAGCTCTCCGCCTCCGGCGAATACTTCGGCGGCATCATCCGCTCCACCCTCGGCGTCCGCCGCGATTATGCGAAAAACAAAACCCACGAGGCGCTGCTCGACGAGGTCACGCGCATCTACGCCTACGACCCCGCCTCCCCGGAGCGCACGACCCTCGATGTCAACAATACCTCCGTCATGGCCGGCATCATATACAACTGGTGGAAACCGCTCTCGTTCACCTTTAATTATTCGCAATCCTACCGCCCAGCCAGCCAGCCCGTGTTTCTTATTGACGGCAACAACCCGCCGCCCCGCCTCGGCACCGGCAAGGAGGTCGGCATCCGCTACAGTGCGCTCAACGACCGCCTCTCCATCTCCGCCTGCCTCTACGACATCACCCAGGAAAACAATGTCATCTCGTTCACCTCCTTTAATATAAATCCGCTCACCCAAATCAACGCCATCTGGAACGACACCGTCATCAACACGCTGCATCCGGGCTGGATAAACAACGACCTTCCGGGCGAGGACAACGACCGCCGCGAGATGGAAAGCGTCCGCGGGCGCGGCTTCGAGGCCGCCGTCCACCTCAACCTCACCCGTGGGTGGGCGTTCCGCGCCAGCTACGGGCTGGCGGACAACGAGACCTCCGAGACCGCCGTGCTCACGCGCGCTTATATAGAAAGAAACATGCCGCAATGGGAGGCGATGGCCGCGTCCGACCCCGCGATCGCGAACTCCATTGGCGATCGCATTGACAACCTGAAGGAATTCCTAAAGGGCCAGGTTCCCGGCTCGAAATCGCTCCGCGTCAGCCGCCATACCGCCAACATGTTCACGCGCTACGCCTTCAGGCACGGCCGGCTGAAGGGCCTCTCGCTCGGCGGTGGCCTCAATTACAGAAGCGGTGTGATTTTATATTACGACGGCGACAAAAACCCCGTCCGCGGCACCGGCGGCACCTTGGTGAACCTGATGGCCGGCTACGCCTTCAAGGCCGGCCGCACCCAGTGGAACCTCACCCTGAATATAAACAACGCCCTCAACCACATCACCATCCGCCAGCTCTCCGCCGCCTCCGCCTCCTACGCCGACCCTCGGAGCTGGTCCCTGAACACCAGCGTGACTTTTTAA
- a CDS encoding DUF7594 domain-containing protein, whose product MITRKNSIRIVLAAAGLLFVAPGARSAPLNVAVTPTQEGVTPAVLGYNASHFLPGTNAPDWWRYTGAKAARVLRGPSLTDVVHPYVDLATAKAGVDTDTFEKFMQRRAALRANAENPDQPLDNSFIDWPWFMTRFESTLQAVSGQRFYTTPLFTELRRQGVDILVQMTAGGSGFEIANDDDWAAKWLVWRYYYTHAFLMSRDFDVVRYSMYNEPNIGDTPTYEQWHRLLLIASDAIQGAIADVNTRYGKNLKPEIFAPHCTSPYDWEPNFPSPNSPVSPKVWAVNAVNDRHKRFDGTIDPNWRNFHFFNHQRYGLDPEVNYAQLIAGIRDLITPLTDGETPYGIGLTEFNTTDIATSRRNTETADQPKHYSSFGGTLVALTRADARQLYLFLFGQTIQVDDTVTNPVYPVRKNGTHYVSDAAGGYNYGGATQVAEVYRLFLKAAQGALPRFVCTGDPLPADLHLLVTRDDSAGMVHVFASNRAAEEHSLNLDLSAFGLPEGNLFIIEEVSDRSNGGVVARATVTAGGIGELTLRPQSVALVSISTRPQAPMPGGTTTLVVPAIADTQLADGAAKNTPGGGGAVVVARSDGLTADGRRVALLKFRVPAIAPADMQVVLLDLFAAATGGTARIQAHVYGLDDDNWDEATVTWASLTSALKQGVPAGNKIANNVVINQEGGPASILGQLVATTDTLAETLVNVTDFVRRQDDGYASFLIVQDHRMEWTLDPDIAPVFPNQPNHIPGDTQLGGIRIVTREGATGGIHGPRLLVAASSAPTGPALIGQPVGAAVDEGAPATLSVTTLEIGADVTYQWRKDGVPIPGETGPTLMLPGALTDAGFYDVVVSNQTGSTTSDEVIVVVRPAAAGSLFGEVAAVAVDRDNNLYVADAAQHIIQVITPDNYARVFAGVSGSSGKLDGVGAAALFNAPGALAVRGGNLYVADTGNSTIRAISPDARVITLAGLAGSGTHADGRGTGARFDHPGGIVAAATGSGTDIVLYVADTGNHVIRKIAPGLPSGSDPVGAAGPLVTTLAGGPRQEGALDGTGTNARFRSPVGIAATGTGADTVLYVADTGNHAIRKIIAATGEVTTLAGALGQEGSADATGTAARFRSPRGLLVDGTGEIYVADTGNSTIRLIAGGTVTTVAGLPGTDTVPGLAGLKDGQGESAWFDHPAALALGENGKLYVADTGNRALRVVDEHDNVTTLPVRDGSVPSPVPPGEGGGSTSAGGGGGAPSAWFAAALAMLLCLGKRRKF is encoded by the coding sequence ATGATTACCCGCAAAAACTCCATCCGCATTGTGCTGGCGGCAGCCGGCCTGTTGTTCGTCGCGCCCGGCGCGCGCTCCGCTCCGCTCAATGTCGCCGTGACTCCGACGCAGGAGGGCGTCACGCCCGCCGTGCTCGGTTACAATGCGAGCCACTTCCTGCCCGGCACCAACGCCCCCGACTGGTGGCGCTACACCGGGGCGAAGGCCGCGCGCGTGCTGCGCGGGCCGTCCCTGACGGATGTCGTGCATCCCTACGTGGACCTGGCCACCGCCAAGGCCGGCGTGGACACGGACACTTTTGAGAAGTTCATGCAGCGCCGCGCTGCGTTGCGCGCCAACGCCGAGAACCCGGACCAGCCGCTCGACAACAGCTTCATCGACTGGCCGTGGTTCATGACCCGGTTTGAGAGCACTCTCCAAGCCGTCAGCGGGCAGAGGTTTTATACAACGCCGCTGTTCACCGAACTTCGCCGGCAGGGCGTGGATATTCTCGTCCAGATGACGGCCGGCGGGAGCGGGTTCGAGATCGCAAACGACGACGACTGGGCCGCCAAATGGCTGGTCTGGCGGTATTATTACACCCATGCATTTTTGATGAGCCGCGACTTCGACGTTGTCCGGTATAGCATGTATAATGAGCCCAATATCGGCGACACCCCCACCTACGAGCAGTGGCACCGGCTCCTTCTGATTGCCTCCGACGCCATCCAAGGCGCGATTGCCGACGTCAACACCCGCTACGGAAAAAATCTCAAGCCCGAGATTTTCGCGCCCCACTGCACCAGCCCTTACGATTGGGAGCCGAACTTCCCCTCGCCCAACTCCCCCGTCTCCCCCAAGGTCTGGGCCGTGAACGCGGTGAACGACCGGCACAAGCGTTTCGACGGCACCATCGATCCCAACTGGCGCAATTTCCATTTTTTCAACCATCAGCGCTATGGTCTGGACCCGGAGGTCAACTATGCGCAACTCATCGCCGGCATACGCGATCTCATCACGCCGCTTACGGACGGAGAGACACCCTATGGCATCGGGCTGACCGAATTCAACACCACCGATATCGCGACTTCCCGCAGGAACACCGAGACGGCCGACCAGCCGAAGCACTACTCCTCGTTCGGCGGCACCCTCGTCGCGCTCACCCGCGCGGACGCGAGGCAGCTCTATCTTTTTCTCTTTGGCCAGACCATCCAGGTCGATGACACCGTCACCAATCCCGTGTATCCCGTGCGGAAAAACGGCACGCACTATGTGAGCGACGCCGCTGGCGGCTATAACTACGGCGGCGCCACGCAGGTCGCCGAGGTTTACCGTCTCTTCCTCAAGGCCGCCCAAGGCGCGCTCCCGCGCTTCGTCTGCACTGGCGACCCGCTGCCCGCCGACCTCCACCTGCTCGTCACCCGCGACGACTCGGCGGGCATGGTCCATGTCTTCGCCTCCAACCGGGCCGCCGAGGAACATTCGCTCAATCTCGACCTTTCCGCGTTCGGCCTGCCCGAGGGCAACCTCTTCATTATCGAGGAAGTCAGCGATCGCAGCAACGGCGGCGTGGTTGCCCGCGCGACGGTGACCGCAGGCGGCATCGGTGAACTCACGCTGCGCCCGCAATCGGTCGCGCTCGTTTCCATTTCCACGCGCCCCCAGGCGCCCATGCCCGGAGGCACGACCACGCTCGTCGTCCCCGCCATCGCCGACACGCAGCTCGCCGACGGCGCCGCGAAGAACACGCCCGGCGGCGGCGGTGCGGTCGTGGTGGCGCGCAGCGACGGGCTGACCGCCGACGGGCGTCGCGTTGCGCTGCTGAAATTCCGCGTGCCCGCCATCGCCCCGGCCGACATGCAGGTCGTGCTGCTCGACCTTTTCGCCGCCGCCACCGGCGGTACCGCCCGCATCCAGGCACATGTTTACGGCCTCGACGACGACAACTGGGATGAAGCCACCGTGACGTGGGCCTCGCTCACCTCCGCGCTGAAGCAGGGCGTGCCTGCCGGCAACAAAATCGCCAACAACGTCGTCATCAATCAGGAGGGCGGCCCGGCCTCCATCCTCGGCCAGTTGGTCGCGACCACGGACACACTGGCCGAGACGCTGGTAAACGTGACCGACTTTGTGCGCCGTCAGGACGACGGTTATGCCTCATTTCTCATCGTGCAGGATCACCGCATGGAGTGGACCCTCGACCCCGACATCGCGCCGGTGTTTCCCAATCAGCCCAATCACATTCCCGGCGACACGCAGCTGGGCGGCATCCGCATCGTCACCCGCGAGGGCGCGACCGGCGGGATACACGGGCCTCGCCTGCTTGTCGCCGCATCCTCCGCGCCCACGGGACCCGCGCTCATCGGGCAACCCGTCGGCGCCGCGGTGGACGAGGGCGCGCCAGCGACGCTTTCCGTCACCACACTGGAAATCGGCGCGGATGTCACCTACCAATGGCGGAAGGACGGCGTGCCCATTCCCGGCGAGACCGGCCCCACACTCATGCTGCCGGGCGCCCTGACCGACGCCGGCTTCTACGACGTCGTCGTGTCCAACCAGACGGGCAGCACCACCAGCGATGAAGTCATCGTGGTCGTCCGCCCCGCCGCGGCTGGCAGTCTCTTCGGCGAAGTCGCCGCCGTCGCGGTTGACCGCGACAACAACCTCTACGTGGCCGACGCCGCGCAACACATCATCCAAGTCATCACGCCTGACAACTATGCCCGCGTGTTTGCCGGCGTGTCGGGCTCGTCCGGCAAGCTGGACGGCGTGGGCGCCGCCGCGCTTTTTAATGCGCCCGGCGCGTTGGCCGTGCGTGGCGGCAACCTTTACGTGGCCGACACTGGCAACTCCACCATCCGCGCCATCTCGCCCGATGCGCGTGTCATCACGCTGGCCGGTCTGGCCGGCTCGGGCACCCATGCCGACGGCAGGGGGACCGGCGCGCGCTTCGATCATCCCGGCGGCATCGTCGCCGCCGCCACCGGCTCCGGCACGGACATCGTGCTTTACGTGGCCGACACGGGCAACCACGTCATTCGCAAAATCGCCCCCGGCCTTCCGAGCGGCTCCGATCCCGTGGGCGCGGCAGGCCCATTGGTCACAACCTTGGCCGGAGGCCCCAGACAGGAGGGCGCGCTCGACGGCACCGGTACGAATGCGCGTTTCCGCTCGCCCGTCGGCATCGCCGCCACCGGCACCGGCGCCGACACCGTGCTCTACGTGGCCGACACCGGCAACCACGCCATTCGCAAAATCATCGCCGCGACCGGCGAAGTCACCACGCTGGCCGGCGCTCTGGGACAGGAAGGCAGCGCGGACGCCACCGGCACCGCCGCTCGCTTCCGCTCGCCGCGCGGTCTGCTGGTGGACGGCACCGGGGAGATTTACGTGGCCGACACGGGCAACTCCACCATCCGCCTCATCGCCGGCGGCACGGTGACGACCGTCGCCGGCCTGCCGGGCACGGACACCGTGCCCGGCCTCGCAGGACTCAAGGACGGCCAAGGCGAAAGTGCGTGGTTCGACCATCCTGCCGCGCTGGCGCTGGGCGAAAATGGCAAGCTCTACGTGGCCGACACCGGCAACCGCGCCCTCCGCGTGGTCGATGAGCATGACAACGTGACCACGCTCCCCGTCCGCGACGGTTCCGTTCCGTCCCCGGTTCCGCCGGGTGAGGGCGGCGGCTCCACCAGCGCCGGCGGCGGTGGCGGCGCGCCCTCCGCGTGGTTCGCCGCCGCGCTGGCGATGCTCCTTTGCCTCGGGAAACGCAGGAAATTTTAA